From Canis lupus familiaris isolate Mischka breed German Shepherd chromosome 16, alternate assembly UU_Cfam_GSD_1.0, whole genome shotgun sequence, one genomic window encodes:
- the LETM2 gene encoding LETM1 domain-containing protein LETM2, mitochondrial isoform X6: MSMAFYSYKTILSIARTRFPSYFVHPTSSSYSPSFAYLHLPDSHLSKTYMKNYVSKKYSYPNQSGNKVLYLRTRIIQKLHTSTCWLQEVPGKPQLDQTPKKPQVTSPQPSKGTGTKIKEEKRSYRQRIMDELKYYYNGFYLLWIDTKVAARMVWRLLHGQVLTRRERRRVALEDLCRFFPPGSIYGVHNCTLHGILITSISEILPRDVTINF, encoded by the exons ATTCCCTAGCTATTTTGTCCATCCTACCAGTTCTTCTTATTCCCCATCATTTGCATATCTTCACTTGCCAGATTCTCATTTAAGTAAAACATATATGAAGAACTATGTAAGCAAGAAGTACTCCTACCCTAATCAGTCAGGCAATAAAGTACTTTACTTACGAACTAGAATAATACAAAAGTTACACACGTCAACTTGCTGGTTACAAGAAGTCCCTGGTAAACCCCAGCTGGATCAAACCCCAAAAAAGCCACAGGTGACAAGCCCTCAGCCCTCAAAAGGAACTGGCACAAAGATTAAGGAAGAAAAGCGATCTTATAGACAAAGAATTATGGATGAACTGAAATATTATTACAATGGATTCTACTTGCTATGGATTGACACCAAAGTTGCTGCCAGGATGGTTTGGAGGCTGCTGCATGGACAGGTGCTGACCAGACGAGAAAGACGAAGGGTAG CTCTTGAGGACTTGTGCCGATTTTTTCCGCCTGGTTCCATTTATGGTGTTCATAATTGTACCCTTCATGGAATTCTTATTACCAGCATTTCTGAAATTCTTCCCAGAGATGTTACCATCAACTTTTGA